AATGGTTGGGGGTTCAACTCGTGTGCCATTAGTTTATCAAGAAGTTTCAACATTTTTCAAAAAATTGCCTTTAAATTCTATTAATCCGGATCAAGTTGTAGCAATTGGCGCTGCAATGCAAGCAAACATGTTAATAAACGATCACGTAAAAAATAAAACAATATTGTTGGATGTTATGCCTCTTTCGTTAGGCATTGAAGTTATGGGTGGATTTGTTGAAAAAATTATATCAAGAAATACTGCAATTCCTATTTCAAAAACTAAGGAATTCACAACTTATAAAGATAATCAAACTTCTATTGTTATACATGTCTTACAAGGTGAAAGAGAATTAGTAAAAGATTGTATTTCATTATCTCGTTTTGTTTTAAAAAATATTAAACCTCAAAAAGCAGGTGTAACTCGTATTTTAGTTACATTTGAAGTTGATGCTGATGGGTTAATTAACGTAAAAGTATTAGATAAGAATACTAATAAAGAAAAATTTATTCAAATTGATAATAATATTATATTAAAAAATATAAACGTTTCTGAAATAATTGAAGAATCATTAGAATATGCTAAAAAAGATTATTTTTTTAGAGTAAAAACAGAAAAAAAAATGGAAGCAATCCGTATTTTAGATATTTTAAATTCTGCTTTAAAAAATGATAAGATGTTAGTTTCAGAAGAAGAATTAAAAAAAATAAAATCGCAAAAAAAGAAATTAGAAAAATCAATTCATGAAAATGATTTTTTTTCTATAAAAATGAATATGAAAAAGTTAGAAGATGTTACTAAAAATTTTTTTTCATTACAACTTAAAGAAAATTTAAGTTTTCTTTTAAATAAAAATATTTTAAAGGAAATTAAATAATGCCTAAAATTATATTTTTACCACATAAAATTATATTACCTCAAGGTGCTCAATTTGAATCTAAAGAAGGAGAAACTATATTAAATGTAGCATTAAGAAACAATGTTAGATTAGAACATGCATGTGAAAAATCATGTGCTTGTAGTACATGTCATTGTATTATAAGAAAAGGTTTTTTTTCTCTTTCAGGTTGGACTGAAAAAGAAGAAGATATTTTAGATAAAGCTTGGGGTCTTGAGTCTGAAAGTCGTTTAAGTTGCCAAGCGATTATTGGAAATGTTGATATTGAAGTAGAAATACCCTTATATAATGTAAATTATATTACAGAAAGTTAATTTTTATTTTTTAATATAAGGATTTATATTATTTTTAAATTCTATTTTAATAGGTGTTCCTTTTATTTTTAATGTATTATAAAAAAAATTTATTAAATATCTTTTATAAGGTAAAGATAAGTACGTAACTTGATTACCATGTATAATAATTTTAGGAGGGCTAGAACTTCCTAAATGTGCATATTTTAATTTTATTCGACGTCCTTTAATTATTGGTGGTTGATGCTTTTTAATTGCCATATGCATGGTTTTTGTTAGTATTGAAGTACTAATTTTTATTTTAGAGTCTTTGTTTGCTTCGTGAATAGATTGAAATAATTCAAATATTCCTGTGCAATATAATGCTGATATAAAATGTATTCTAGAAAAAAAAAGAAATTTTAATTTATTTTTGATGATTTCTTTTAATTCTTTTTTTTCTAAATTATTTAACAGATCCCATTTATTTATAACTATAACAATTCCCTTTCCTGACTGTAGAATAAAATCAGATAACAACAAATCTTGATTGCATATTTTATTACTTGCATCTATTATTAGTAAAATAACATTCGATTTTTCAATAGTTTGTAATGTTTTAAT
The nucleotide sequence above comes from Buchnera aphidicola (Brachycaudus tragopogonis). Encoded proteins:
- the fdx gene encoding ISC system 2Fe-2S type ferredoxin: MPKIIFLPHKIILPQGAQFESKEGETILNVALRNNVRLEHACEKSCACSTCHCIIRKGFFSLSGWTEKEEDILDKAWGLESESRLSCQAIIGNVDIEVEIPLYNVNYITES